A stretch of Macadamia integrifolia cultivar HAES 741 chromosome 7, SCU_Mint_v3, whole genome shotgun sequence DNA encodes these proteins:
- the LOC122084552 gene encoding cyclin-D3-1-like isoform X2, with protein MAHQHQEEERPQLELESNPLFDSLYCEEERWEEEDGVKEEKQLGDAENERSNTSDNNGSCLLPLLLLEQELFWEDDELVSLFSKEQQAQLSIDPALSSARREAVEWMLRVIAHYAFCPLTAVLAVNYLDRFLSSFHFQRDKPWMTQLAAVACLSLAAKVEETQVPLLLDLQVEESKYVFEAKTIQRMELLVLSTLHWKMNPVTPLSFLDHIIRRLGLKNHLHWEFLRRCERLLLSLLSDTRFVRYLPSVLAAATMLNVIDQVEPDNPVEYQNQLMGVLKISKEEVDDCYELIVEFNSGHRGCGQKRKYESIPGSPNGVIEANFSCDSSDDSWAVASSVTSSPEPLLKRRRAQEQQMRVPTLSRVFVDVLGSPQ; from the exons ATGGCTCACCAAcaccaagaagaagaacgaCCACAGCTAGAGCTAGAATCCAACCCTTTATTCGACTCTCTCTACTGTGAAGAAGAGCGTTGGGAGGAAGAAG atggggtAAAAGAGGAGAAACAGCTAGGCGACGCAGAGAACGAGAGGAGCAACACCTCTGACAACAATGGATCTTGTTTACTCCCACTTCTGTTATTGGAACAAGAACTGTTTTGGGAAGACGATGAGCTCGTTTCTCTTTTCTCCAAAGAACAGCAGGCCCAGCTCAGCATTGACCCTGCTCTGTCCTCTGCTCGTCGAGAAGCGGTGGAGTGGATGCTGAGGGTCATCGCACACTATGCTTTCTGCCCCCTCACCGCCGTTCTTGCCGTCAACTACCTCGACAGGTTCCTCTCCAGCTTCCATTTCCAGAGGGATAAGCCTTGGATGACTCAGCTCGCCGCCGTCGCTTGTCTCTCCCTCGCTGCCAAAGTGGAGGAGACCCAAGTCCCACTTCTATTGGACCTGCAA GTGGAAGAATCAAAGTATGTGTTCGAGGCCAAAACGATTCAGAGGATGGAGCTTCTTGTGCTCTCCACGCTCCACTGGAAGATGAATCCCGTGACCCCACTTTCGTTTCTCGATCACATAATAAGGAGGCTTGGATTGAAGAACCACCTCCATTGGGAGTTCCTCCGCCGCTGCGAGCGTCTtttactctccctcctctccg ATACGAGGTTTGTTCGTTATCTTCCTTCTGTATTGGCGGCTGCGACAATGCTGAACGTTATCGATCAGGTTGAGCCCGATAATCCGGTCGAATATCAGAACCAGCTCATGGGTGTGCTCAAGATTAGTAAG GAGGAGGTGGATGATTGCTATGAACTCATCGTGGAGTTTAACTCAGGCCACCGTGGGTGCGGCCAGAAACGTAAATACGAATCGATTCCAGGTAGCCCAAACGGCGTCATTGAGGCAAATTTCAGCTGCGACAGCTCCGACGATTCGTGGGCTGTGGCATCATCTGTTACTTCGTCACCGGAACCTCTGCTGAAGAGGAGAAGAGCCCAGGAGCAGCAGATGCGAGTGCCTACGCTTAGCCGTGTGTTTGTGGACGTGCTTGGAAGTCCTCAATAG
- the LOC122084552 gene encoding cyclin-D3-1-like isoform X1 — translation MAHQHQQEERPQLELESNPLFDSLYCEEERWEEEDGVKEEKQLGDAENERSNTSDNNGSCLLPLLLLEQELFWEDDELVSLFSKEQQAQLSIDPALSSARREAVEWMLRVIAHYAFCPLTAVLAVNYLDRFLSSFHFQRDKPWMTQLAAVACLSLAAKVEETQVPLLLDLQVEESKYVFEAKTIQRMELLVLSTLHWKMNPVTPLSFLDHIIRRLGLKNHLHWEFLRRCERLLLSLLSDTRFVRYLPSVLAAATMLNVIDQVEPDNPVEYQNQLMGVLKISKEEVDDCYELIVEFNSGHRGCGQKRKYESIPGSPNGVIEANFSCDSSDDSWAVASSVTSSPEPLLKRRRAQEQQMRVPTLSRVFVDVLGSPQ, via the exons ATGGCTCACCAACACCAACAAGAAGAACGACCACAGCTAGAGCTAGAATCCAACCCTTTATTCGACTCTCTCTACTGTGAAGAAGAGCgttgggaggaagaagatggggtAAAAGAGGAGAAACAGCTAGGCGACGCAGAGAACGAGAGGAGCAACACCTCTGACAACAATGGATCTTGTTTACTCCCACTTCTGTTATTGGAACAAGAACTGTTTTGGGAAGACGATGAGCTCGTTTCTCTTTTCTCCAAAGAACAGCAGGCCCAGCTCAGCATTGACCCTGCTCTGTCCTCTGCTCGTCGAGAAGCGGTGGAGTGGATGCTGAGGGTCATCGCACACTATGCTTTCTGCCCCCTCACCGCCGTTCTTGCCGTCAACTACCTCGACAGGTTCCTCTCCAGCTTCCATTTCCAGAGGGATAAGCCTTGGATGACTCAGCTCGCCGCCGTCGCTTGTCTCTCCCTCGCTGCCAAAGTGGAGGAGACCCAAGTCCCACTTCTATTGGACCTGCAA GTGGAAGAATCAAAGTATGTGTTCGAGGCCAAAACGATTCAGAGGATGGAGCTTCTTGTGCTCTCCACGCTCCACTGGAAGATGAATCCCGTGACCCCACTTTCGTTTCTCGATCACATAATAAGGAGGCTTGGATTGAAGAACCACCTCCATTGGGAGTTCCTCCGCCGCTGCGAGCGTCTtttactctccctcctctccg ATACGAGGTTTGTTCGTTATCTTCCTTCTGTATTGGCGGCTGCGACAATGCTGAACGTTATCGATCAGGTTGAGCCCGATAATCCGGTCGAATATCAGAACCAGCTCATGGGTGTGCTCAAGATTAGTAAG GAGGAGGTGGATGATTGCTATGAACTCATCGTGGAGTTTAACTCAGGCCACCGTGGGTGCGGCCAGAAACGTAAATACGAATCGATTCCAGGTAGCCCAAACGGCGTCATTGAGGCAAATTTCAGCTGCGACAGCTCCGACGATTCGTGGGCTGTGGCATCATCTGTTACTTCGTCACCGGAACCTCTGCTGAAGAGGAGAAGAGCCCAGGAGCAGCAGATGCGAGTGCCTACGCTTAGCCGTGTGTTTGTGGACGTGCTTGGAAGTCCTCAATAG